The proteins below come from a single Tsuneonella deserti genomic window:
- a CDS encoding DMT family transporter has translation MAEPIRYHRPQMALLIRLGAAAVLSIMLVFVKLVTQSGVSLTETLFWRQLPTVPILLAWFAARGQLSTLGSLRLPAHARRAMTGLAGMFLNFGAVTLLPLAEATSLNFTSAIWAVVLSGLVLREQIGPWRWGAVLLGFAGVLVIAQPAGGHIPPLGAAVALGAAFMIALISIQIRDLAQTEHPLTIVFWFAAFSVVPLAAALPFIITSHTPYQWALLGGLALFGLLGQFLLTAALRFGAVASVIVMDYSSLIWATLFGWWVFGSLPPTSTWLGAPLIVGAGLLIAWREHRLSLQKARAMVGE, from the coding sequence GTGGCCGAGCCGATCCGATACCACCGCCCGCAGATGGCGCTGCTCATCCGGCTGGGCGCGGCAGCCGTGCTCTCGATCATGCTGGTGTTCGTCAAGCTCGTCACCCAGTCGGGCGTCTCATTGACCGAGACGCTGTTCTGGCGCCAGTTGCCGACCGTCCCGATCCTGCTGGCCTGGTTCGCGGCGCGCGGCCAGCTCTCGACCCTCGGCAGCCTGCGCCTCCCTGCCCACGCGCGCCGGGCGATGACGGGCCTTGCGGGCATGTTCCTCAACTTCGGCGCGGTCACGCTGCTGCCGCTGGCCGAGGCCACCAGCCTCAACTTCACCTCGGCGATCTGGGCGGTGGTTCTGTCCGGCCTCGTCCTGCGCGAACAGATCGGTCCCTGGCGCTGGGGCGCCGTGCTGCTGGGCTTCGCGGGAGTGCTGGTGATCGCCCAACCGGCCGGCGGGCATATACCGCCTCTCGGCGCGGCGGTGGCGCTGGGCGCGGCCTTCATGATCGCGCTGATCTCGATCCAGATCCGCGACCTTGCGCAAACCGAGCATCCGCTGACCATCGTGTTCTGGTTTGCCGCCTTCAGCGTGGTGCCGCTGGCGGCGGCGCTGCCGTTCATCATCACCAGCCACACGCCATACCAGTGGGCGCTGCTCGGCGGCCTCGCGCTGTTCGGCCTGCTCGGGCAATTCCTGCTCACGGCAGCCTTGCGCTTCGGCGCGGTCGCGAGCGTGATCGTGATGGACTATTCCTCGCTCATCTGGGCGACCTTGTTCGGCTGGTGGGTGTTCGGCAGCCTGCCGCCGACCTCCACCTGGCTCGGCGCGCCGCTGATCGTCGGCGCCGGGCTGCTGATCGCCTGGCGCGAGCATCGGCTATCGCTACAAAAAGCGCGCGCGATGGTCGGAGAGTAG
- a CDS encoding CpaF family protein translates to MSAFGRRNGPGGMTPGARPSFGVARPMKGGGAAAKPASPGGEQFPPLPGEGDPFDNPNKGDAMARLADRANQVHDGSSQIGGFEASVHKIKEQVLPRLLERVDPEAAATLTKDELSEEFRPIILEVLAELKVTLNRREQFALEKVLIDELLGFGPLEELLNDPDVSDIMVNGPDQTYIEKKGKLQLAPIRFRDEQHLFQIAQRIVNQVGRRVDQTTPLADARLKDGSRVNVIVPPLSLRGTAISIRKFSEKPITIDMLRDFGSMSDKMATALKIAGACRMNIVISGGTGSGKTTMLNALSKMIDPGERVLTIEDAAELRLQQPHWLPLETRPPNLEGQGAITIGDLVKNALRMRPDRIILGEIRGAECFDLLAAMNTGHDGSMCTLHANSPRECLGRMENMILMGDIKIPKEAISRQIAESVDLIVQVKRLRDGSRRTTNVTEVIGMEGDVIVTQELFKFEYLDETEDGKILGEFRSSGLRPYTLEKARQFGFDQAYLEACL, encoded by the coding sequence ATGAGCGCTTTCGGACGCAGGAACGGACCCGGAGGGATGACCCCGGGGGCACGTCCGTCGTTCGGCGTGGCGCGCCCGATGAAGGGCGGCGGCGCGGCGGCGAAGCCCGCCTCGCCGGGCGGCGAACAGTTTCCGCCGCTGCCCGGAGAAGGTGACCCGTTCGACAATCCGAACAAGGGCGACGCGATGGCGCGCCTGGCTGACCGCGCCAACCAGGTCCATGATGGAAGCAGCCAGATCGGCGGGTTCGAAGCATCGGTCCACAAGATCAAGGAACAGGTGCTGCCGCGCCTGCTCGAGCGCGTCGATCCCGAGGCTGCCGCGACGCTGACCAAGGACGAGCTGTCGGAAGAATTCCGTCCGATCATCCTCGAGGTGCTGGCCGAGCTCAAGGTCACCCTCAACCGGCGCGAACAGTTCGCGCTGGAAAAGGTGCTGATCGACGAGCTCCTCGGCTTCGGCCCGCTCGAAGAGCTGCTCAACGACCCGGACGTGTCCGACATCATGGTCAACGGGCCCGACCAGACCTACATCGAAAAGAAGGGCAAGCTGCAGCTCGCCCCGATCCGCTTCCGCGACGAACAGCACCTGTTCCAGATCGCCCAGCGCATCGTCAACCAGGTCGGCCGCCGCGTCGACCAGACCACCCCGCTGGCCGACGCCCGCCTCAAGGACGGCAGCCGCGTCAACGTGATCGTCCCGCCGCTGTCCTTGCGCGGCACGGCGATCTCGATCCGCAAGTTTTCCGAAAAGCCGATCACCATCGACATGCTGCGCGACTTCGGCAGCATGAGCGACAAGATGGCGACCGCGCTCAAGATCGCCGGCGCGTGCCGGATGAACATCGTCATCTCGGGCGGCACCGGCTCCGGTAAGACGACCATGCTCAACGCCTTGTCGAAGATGATCGACCCGGGCGAGCGCGTGCTGACCATCGAGGACGCGGCCGAGCTTCGCCTGCAGCAGCCGCACTGGCTGCCGCTCGAAACCCGCCCTCCGAACCTCGAAGGCCAGGGCGCGATCACCATCGGCGACCTCGTCAAGAACGCCCTGCGTATGCGCCCTGACCGCATCATCCTCGGCGAAATCCGCGGCGCGGAGTGCTTCGACCTGCTGGCGGCAATGAACACCGGCCACGACGGTTCGATGTGCACGCTTCACGCCAACAGCCCGCGTGAATGCCTCGGCCGTATGGAAAACATGATCCTGATGGGCGACATCAAGATCCCCAAGGAAGCCATCTCGCGCCAGATCGCGGAATCGGTCGACCTCATCGTCCAGGTCAAGCGCCTTCGCGACGGTTCGCGCCGCACGACCAACGTCACCGAAGTGATCGGCATGGAAGGCGACGTCATCGTCACCCAGGAGCTGTTCAAGTTCGAGTATCTCGACGAGACCGAGGACGGCAAGATCCTCGGCGAGTTCCGCTCTTCGGGCCTGCGCCCCTACACGCTGGAAAAGGCGCGCCAGTTCGGCTTCGACCAGGCTTATCTGGAAGCCTGCCTCTAG
- the glmS gene encoding glutamine--fructose-6-phosphate transaminase (isomerizing) — protein MCGIIGIVGKDQVADRLVDGLRRMEYRGYDSAGLCTVDGGQLVRRRAQGKLANLVSELAAHPAAGTIGIAHTRWATHGAPTANNAHPHATAQVALVHNGIIENFRPLRDELIADGRVLESETDSEVVAHLVSREVENGASPEDAVKAVLPRLRGAFALAIAFRDRPDMLIGARLGSPLVIGFGEGETYFGSDALALAPLTQRIAYLDEGDWAVITREGAQVYDAANSPVVREITTSGASAAAVEKGNYRHYMLKEIYEQPTVVAQTLQSYIHQAENRMALPQIDFDLSAIRRVTIVACGTSYYAGMVAKYWFEAFARVPVDIDFASEFRYRDPVLEEGGLALFISQSGETADTLAALRYCKAAGQTVAVVVNVPTSSMAREADLLLPTHAGPEIGVASTKAFTCQLAVLAALAAHLAVKKGRMDRNEEHEVVRHLLEAPAALNAALDHDDDIAAMAHLVAPARDVLYLGRGPDFPLALEGALKLKEISYIHAEGYASGEMKHGPIALIDEAVPVIVLAPSGPLFEKTVSNMQEVRARGGKIVLISDEEGLAEAGEGCLATIAMPRVHPLIAPLVYAVPVQLLAYHVACVKGTDVDQPRNLAKSVTVE, from the coding sequence ATGTGCGGCATCATAGGCATAGTTGGCAAGGACCAGGTCGCCGACCGGCTGGTCGACGGGCTGCGGCGGATGGAATACCGCGGCTATGACAGCGCCGGCCTGTGCACCGTCGATGGCGGGCAGCTCGTCCGCAGGCGGGCCCAGGGCAAGCTCGCGAACCTTGTCAGCGAGCTCGCGGCGCATCCGGCGGCCGGCACGATCGGCATCGCGCACACCCGCTGGGCGACCCATGGCGCGCCGACCGCGAACAACGCGCATCCCCACGCGACGGCGCAGGTCGCCCTTGTGCATAACGGGATCATCGAGAACTTCCGCCCCCTGCGCGACGAGCTGATCGCCGACGGCCGGGTCCTTGAAAGCGAGACAGACAGCGAGGTGGTGGCCCACCTCGTCAGCCGCGAGGTCGAGAACGGCGCTTCCCCGGAAGACGCGGTCAAGGCGGTACTGCCTCGCCTCCGAGGCGCCTTTGCGCTGGCCATCGCGTTCCGCGACCGGCCCGACATGCTGATCGGCGCGCGGCTCGGCTCCCCGCTGGTGATCGGCTTCGGCGAGGGGGAAACCTACTTCGGGTCCGACGCGCTCGCCCTCGCGCCGCTGACGCAGCGCATCGCCTATCTCGACGAAGGCGACTGGGCGGTGATCACCCGCGAAGGCGCGCAGGTTTACGATGCCGCCAATTCCCCGGTCGTGCGGGAGATCACGACCTCGGGCGCGTCGGCCGCGGCGGTCGAGAAGGGCAATTACCGTCACTACATGCTCAAGGAGATCTACGAGCAACCCACAGTGGTGGCGCAGACCCTCCAGAGCTACATCCACCAGGCGGAAAACCGGATGGCGCTGCCGCAGATCGATTTCGACCTGTCGGCCATCCGCCGGGTGACTATCGTCGCCTGCGGCACCTCCTACTACGCCGGCATGGTCGCGAAATACTGGTTCGAGGCGTTCGCGCGCGTGCCGGTGGACATCGATTTCGCATCCGAGTTCCGGTACCGCGACCCGGTGCTGGAGGAGGGCGGCCTCGCCCTGTTCATCTCGCAAAGCGGCGAAACGGCCGACACGCTGGCGGCGCTGCGTTACTGCAAGGCGGCCGGACAGACGGTGGCAGTCGTCGTCAACGTGCCGACCAGCTCGATGGCGCGCGAGGCGGATCTCCTGCTGCCGACCCATGCCGGCCCCGAGATCGGCGTCGCCAGCACCAAGGCGTTCACCTGCCAGCTCGCCGTGCTCGCTGCCCTCGCCGCGCATCTCGCGGTGAAGAAGGGGCGCATGGACCGGAACGAAGAGCACGAGGTCGTGCGCCATCTGCTCGAAGCGCCGGCCGCGCTCAATGCCGCGCTCGATCATGACGATGATATCGCCGCGATGGCGCATCTCGTCGCCCCGGCGCGGGACGTGCTCTATCTTGGACGCGGGCCGGACTTCCCGCTCGCTCTGGAAGGGGCGCTGAAGCTCAAGGAGATCAGCTACATCCACGCCGAAGGCTATGCCTCAGGCGAAATGAAGCACGGGCCGATCGCCCTTATCGACGAGGCGGTGCCGGTCATCGTTCTCGCGCCCAGCGGGCCGCTGTTCGAGAAGACCGTATCGAACATGCAGGAAGTTCGCGCGCGCGGCGGCAAGATCGTGCTGATTTCCGACGAAGAAGGGTTGGCCGAGGCGGGCGAGGGATGTCTTGCCACGATCGCCATGCCGCGCGTCCATCCTCTGATCGCGCCGCTGGTCTATGCCGTTCCGGTGCAGTTGCTGGCCTACCACGTGGCCTGCGTCAAAGGCACCGACGTCGATCAGCCGCGCAACCTCGCCAAGTCGGTGACCGTGGAATGA